The following proteins come from a genomic window of Paenibacillus spongiae:
- a CDS encoding ABC transporter ATP-binding protein has product MLSAGAEIVRPLVELNNVGKVYPNGTVAVQNATLTVGEGEFLCFVGPSGCGKSTIFNMIAGLTAPTEGHMTVLGTTPKEARKHNEIAFVFQDHTLLPWSKLIDNVTLPLSLRGVPKKERIEEGERVLELVGLKDYTRVLPRQLSGGMKMRVSIARALISRPKLLLMDEPFGALDEITRQTLQNELLGIWEREKSMTVLFITHNVFEAVYLSSRVVVMTPRPGKIDEIIPVRAPFPRGEDFRSKHEFSEYVGTVSAALKH; this is encoded by the coding sequence ATGCTAAGCGCCGGGGCGGAGATCGTCCGGCCGCTGGTCGAACTGAACAACGTGGGGAAAGTGTATCCGAACGGGACCGTTGCGGTGCAGAACGCGACGCTGACGGTGGGCGAAGGGGAGTTCCTCTGCTTCGTCGGACCGTCCGGATGCGGCAAATCGACGATATTCAATATGATCGCGGGGCTGACGGCGCCGACGGAAGGTCACATGACCGTGCTTGGAACGACGCCGAAGGAAGCGCGCAAACATAACGAAATCGCCTTCGTCTTTCAGGATCATACGCTTCTACCATGGTCGAAGCTGATCGACAATGTCACGCTGCCGCTAAGCCTGCGGGGCGTTCCGAAGAAGGAGCGCATCGAGGAGGGCGAACGGGTGCTGGAGCTGGTTGGGCTCAAAGATTATACGCGGGTTCTTCCGCGCCAGCTGTCGGGCGGGATGAAGATGCGGGTATCGATTGCCCGGGCGCTCATCTCGCGCCCGAAGCTGCTTCTCATGGACGAACCGTTCGGCGCGCTGGATGAAATTACGCGCCAGACGCTGCAGAACGAGCTGCTCGGCATTTGGGAGCGGGAGAAGAGCATGACCGTATTGTTCATCACCCATAATGTGTTCGAAGCGGTCTACTTGTCTTCCCGAGTCGTCGTCATGACGCCGCGTCCGGGCAAGATCGATGAAATCATTCCGGTCCGCGCCCCTTTTCCACGCGGGGAGGATTTCCGCAGCAAGCATGAATTCAGCGAGTATGTCGGGACGGTGTCGGCTGCCTTGAAGCATTGA
- a CDS encoding ABC transporter substrate-binding protein, giving the protein MKTKKSWKTASLIVVLLLLSAAALAGCGTKSNEANGEAEGGTNESGGGTEKKEPVKVTQVTNWFAQPEHGGNYAALEKGYYKDAGLDMTIQSGGPGVSATQLVASGKAEFGMGSSDEVLLAREQGLPLVAIFGTFQKSPQALLYHADQPIEGMEDLNGRKVYVGSGSPFWEYFKKAYKLDDVTQVKYSGDLSLFLNDKTAVTQSYITSEPYVVKQKGIETKYLLNADFGFSPYGNLIYTTESFLKEHPEVVKAFVEATAKGWEDFKLNWRDIIPALSKANPDNPVDVMEYGAEALQPLVYEGDAAEHGVGYMSTERWEEMNKTLLDLGLLKASQDVSKAFTTEFLPTK; this is encoded by the coding sequence ATGAAAACAAAGAAATCTTGGAAGACTGCGTCTCTGATCGTCGTGTTGCTATTATTGAGTGCCGCCGCGCTAGCCGGCTGCGGAACGAAGTCGAATGAGGCGAATGGGGAGGCCGAAGGCGGAACGAACGAATCCGGCGGCGGGACAGAGAAGAAGGAACCAGTCAAAGTGACTCAAGTGACCAACTGGTTCGCCCAGCCGGAGCATGGCGGCAACTACGCCGCTTTAGAGAAAGGGTATTACAAGGATGCGGGCCTCGATATGACGATCCAGTCCGGCGGTCCCGGCGTATCCGCTACGCAGCTGGTTGCCTCGGGCAAAGCCGAATTCGGCATGGGGAGCTCCGATGAAGTGCTGCTGGCGCGGGAACAGGGCCTGCCGCTCGTCGCGATTTTCGGAACGTTTCAGAAGAGTCCGCAGGCGCTCCTCTATCATGCCGACCAGCCGATCGAAGGGATGGAGGATTTGAACGGGCGCAAGGTTTATGTCGGCAGCGGCTCGCCCTTCTGGGAATATTTCAAAAAGGCCTATAAGCTGGATGATGTGACGCAAGTCAAGTACTCCGGCGATCTTTCTCTATTTCTGAACGATAAGACAGCCGTCACCCAAAGCTATATTACATCCGAGCCTTACGTCGTCAAGCAGAAAGGGATTGAAACGAAATATTTGCTCAATGCGGACTTCGGCTTTAGCCCGTACGGCAACCTGATCTATACGACGGAATCGTTCCTGAAGGAGCATCCGGAGGTCGTGAAGGCGTTCGTCGAGGCGACAGCCAAAGGATGGGAAGATTTCAAGTTGAATTGGCGCGATATCATTCCGGCTCTCTCCAAAGCGAATCCGGATAATCCGGTGGATGTCATGGAATACGGGGCAGAAGCGCTTCAGCCGCTGGTGTATGAAGGGGATGCCGCTGAACATGGCGTCGGCTATATGTCAACGGAACGATGGGAAGAGATGAACAAGACGCTGCTCGATCTCGGTTTATTGAAAGCTTCGCAGGACGTCAGCAAGGCGTTCACGACGGAATTTTTGCCGACAAAATAA
- a CDS encoding amidohydrolase family protein, producing the protein MEIQLINASLPLEDESRLYAMHAQGGRWTSVAVQDEDVCTANAVRLSDIEGLPETGRPIDLEGRMVLPGFVDAHMHLDKATSIAAVGNRSGTLREAIDNYGAKVAGFTKAEIKQRIVSTALMALSRGTTHIRTHLDFHLNQGREIAFRTMEAALEAREELKGRISLQLIPMCSFERMGAAGVEAAEELLKLGMDGLGGAPHLGSDPKTEISRIFALASRYGVPVDFHADESDDPARRTVVPIAHRTIEYEYGGRATAGHLCSLASMPPGEAGEIIGLMAEARLAAVTLPAVNLYLQGREDCGPIRRGVTRVKELLAAGVPVAVASDNIQDPFHPFGRADLVQIATIASYAAHMGGADELRALLRMITEVPAAIMQLEDYGIREGLPASFVIVDARSVQRLFIEESPSRWVVSNGRWVSAAVRREWSAAAPAVGSAEMPR; encoded by the coding sequence ATGGAGATCCAGTTGATTAACGCCTCGCTTCCGCTGGAGGACGAGAGCCGCTTGTATGCTATGCATGCGCAGGGAGGCCGCTGGACCTCCGTCGCCGTTCAGGATGAAGACGTTTGTACGGCGAATGCGGTGCGTCTGTCGGATATCGAAGGACTGCCTGAAACCGGCAGGCCGATCGATTTGGAGGGAAGGATGGTGCTGCCCGGTTTTGTGGACGCGCATATGCATTTGGACAAAGCGACGTCCATAGCCGCAGTCGGCAACCGGTCGGGGACGCTGCGGGAAGCGATCGACAATTACGGCGCCAAGGTGGCCGGCTTTACCAAAGCGGAGATCAAGCAGCGGATCGTATCAACCGCCTTGATGGCGCTGTCCCGGGGCACGACGCATATCCGGACGCATCTGGACTTCCATCTGAACCAGGGACGCGAGATCGCCTTCCGAACGATGGAAGCCGCTTTGGAGGCAAGGGAAGAATTGAAGGGCAGGATCAGCCTCCAATTGATCCCGATGTGTTCGTTTGAGCGAATGGGCGCTGCGGGCGTGGAGGCCGCGGAAGAGCTTCTGAAGCTCGGAATGGACGGTCTGGGCGGTGCGCCCCATCTGGGCAGCGATCCGAAAACGGAAATTTCGCGTATATTCGCCTTGGCTTCGCGATACGGGGTTCCCGTCGATTTTCATGCGGACGAAAGCGACGATCCGGCCCGAAGAACGGTCGTTCCAATCGCGCACCGCACCATCGAATACGAATACGGCGGCAGAGCGACGGCCGGACATCTGTGTTCGCTCGCTTCCATGCCGCCCGGCGAGGCCGGCGAAATTATCGGCCTGATGGCCGAGGCCAGGTTGGCGGCGGTGACGCTGCCGGCCGTGAATTTATATTTGCAGGGCCGGGAAGACTGCGGCCCCATCCGGCGGGGCGTGACGCGGGTGAAGGAGCTGCTCGCGGCAGGCGTGCCCGTCGCGGTGGCGTCGGATAATATCCAGGACCCGTTCCATCCGTTCGGCCGCGCGGATCTCGTGCAAATCGCGACGATCGCTTCCTATGCCGCCCACATGGGAGGGGCCGACGAGCTTCGGGCGCTGCTCCGGATGATTACCGAAGTCCCCGCCGCGATTATGCAGCTGGAGGATTACGGCATCCGCGAAGGCCTGCCGGCCAGCTTCGTCATCGTCGACGCGCGATCAGTCCAACGGTTGTTTATCGAGGAGTCGCCGTCCCGATGGGTCGTCTCGAACGGCCGCTGGGTCAGCGCTGCCGTAAGGAGAGAATGGTCGGCTGCGGCGCCGGCTGTCGGCTCCGCTGAGATGCCGAGATAA
- a CDS encoding FAD-binding oxidoreductase codes for MAVEWAKEMSELVGERFITEKRVKEKLSKDYYWYSPVLEAKLKEKVAEGIVAAASEEEVAAVLSFAYRNRIPVTVRGAGTGNYGQAVPLSGGIVLDVSGLDAIREIGNGYARVQCGVKMGLIEKEARKHGQELRIYPSTYMVATVGGFVSGGSGGIGSITWGNLWDGNVLEATVYTLEEQPRKLVVSGGELLDYIHSYGTTGVLTELVIPLAPAKEWQQNVVHFDTLEEATLFAERLSKDESVGKRLVSVMEWPIPQFFKPLIKVLEPGAAAVLLEIEESASPALQEVAQQAGGRCGHRIEASSYKKSISLSDFTWNHTTLWAIKTDPTLTYLQAGLSATGFMQQLDRIKTRFGSEVLIHQEWMKARGTIAPAILPIIRYTTEERLNEIIGYFESIGVPVSNPHTWVLDDGGRGEIDGMRLRKRSNDPRQLLNPGKIVVSDADAS; via the coding sequence GTGGCGGTCGAGTGGGCGAAAGAAATGTCGGAGCTGGTCGGCGAGCGGTTCATCACGGAGAAACGTGTAAAGGAAAAGTTGTCCAAGGACTATTATTGGTATTCTCCGGTGCTGGAAGCGAAGCTGAAGGAGAAGGTCGCCGAGGGCATCGTCGCCGCGGCAAGCGAGGAAGAAGTTGCCGCCGTCCTGTCCTTCGCGTACCGGAACCGGATTCCGGTGACGGTACGGGGAGCGGGAACCGGCAACTACGGCCAGGCCGTCCCGCTCTCGGGCGGCATCGTGCTCGATGTGAGCGGACTCGATGCGATCCGCGAAATCGGAAACGGCTATGCCCGCGTCCAATGCGGCGTGAAGATGGGGCTAATCGAGAAGGAAGCGCGCAAGCACGGGCAAGAGCTGAGAATTTACCCGAGCACGTACATGGTTGCGACAGTCGGCGGCTTCGTTTCCGGCGGCTCCGGCGGGATCGGCTCGATTACGTGGGGCAACCTGTGGGACGGCAATGTGCTGGAAGCGACCGTCTACACGCTGGAAGAACAGCCGCGCAAGCTGGTCGTATCGGGCGGCGAGCTGCTGGATTATATTCACAGCTACGGCACGACGGGCGTCCTTACGGAGCTGGTCATTCCGCTTGCCCCGGCCAAGGAGTGGCAGCAGAACGTCGTACACTTTGACACGCTGGAGGAAGCGACGCTCTTTGCCGAGCGGCTGTCGAAGGACGAAAGTGTGGGCAAAAGGCTGGTCAGCGTCATGGAATGGCCGATCCCGCAGTTTTTCAAACCGCTTATTAAAGTGCTGGAGCCCGGCGCGGCGGCCGTGCTGCTGGAGATAGAAGAAAGCGCGAGTCCGGCGCTTCAGGAGGTTGCGCAGCAGGCGGGCGGGCGATGCGGTCACCGGATTGAAGCTTCGAGCTACAAGAAGAGCATCAGTCTGTCCGATTTCACCTGGAATCATACGACGCTGTGGGCGATCAAGACCGACCCGACGTTGACTTATTTGCAGGCGGGTCTCTCCGCAACCGGCTTTATGCAGCAGCTTGATAGGATAAAAACCCGGTTCGGCAGCGAAGTGCTGATTCATCAGGAATGGATGAAAGCCAGAGGAACCATCGCGCCGGCAATCCTCCCGATTATCCGGTATACGACCGAGGAGCGGCTGAACGAAATCATCGGCTATTTCGAATCGATCGGCGTTCCGGTTTCCAATCCGCATACGTGGGTGTTGGACGACGGAGGGCGGGGCGAGATCGACGGCATGCGGCTTCGCAAGCGGAGCAACGATCCGCGGCAGCTGCTCAATCCCGGCAAAATCGTCGTGTCGGATGCGGACGCATCATAA
- a CDS encoding creatininase family protein, translated as MVTRYSGKAWDRHFLPRLSKLEVERIPKDRAVVVLPVGAVEQHGPHLPVYTDTLIGEGFITHAFEEIPDGEEIWLLPPLSYGKSTEHLGHYGTISLSATTLMAMLTDISRSLQRSGFKKLVLVNTHGGNTDLLGMMAREIRIDTGLAVFRLDPGFGYADDSFDEEELMTGIHGGAVETSLILAAREHWVHMELATEERPNFPESDFLQFKRRAFAWVIDDISASGISGNAKLASAESGRTMFRKGGKLLAEGLMAIMRFNMEDVKNGAAVNV; from the coding sequence ATGGTTACTCGTTATTCGGGAAAAGCATGGGATCGTCACTTTTTGCCTCGTTTAAGCAAGCTGGAAGTCGAACGGATTCCGAAAGACCGGGCCGTCGTCGTGCTGCCGGTCGGCGCCGTGGAGCAGCATGGGCCTCATTTGCCGGTATACACGGATACGCTGATTGGGGAAGGGTTCATCACGCATGCCTTCGAGGAAATTCCGGACGGCGAAGAAATATGGCTCCTGCCTCCCCTCTCATACGGCAAGAGCACGGAGCATCTTGGTCATTACGGCACGATCTCGCTGTCTGCGACGACGCTTATGGCCATGCTGACCGATATTTCCCGAAGCTTGCAGCGAAGCGGATTCAAGAAGCTCGTGTTAGTTAATACGCATGGAGGAAACACCGATCTGCTGGGGATGATGGCACGGGAAATCCGCATCGACACGGGGCTCGCCGTCTTCCGGCTCGATCCCGGCTTCGGTTATGCGGACGACAGCTTCGACGAGGAGGAGCTAATGACCGGCATCCACGGCGGCGCGGTCGAAACCTCGCTCATCCTGGCGGCGCGCGAGCATTGGGTCCATATGGAGCTCGCTACCGAGGAGAGGCCGAATTTTCCGGAATCCGATTTTCTGCAGTTCAAGCGCAGGGCGTTCGCATGGGTCATCGACGATATATCGGCGTCCGGCATCTCGGGCAATGCCAAGCTGGCTTCGGCCGAAAGCGGGAGGACGATGTTCCGGAAGGGCGGAAAGCTGCTGGCGGAAGGATTGATGGCGATTATGCGGTTCAATATGGAAGACGTTAAGAACGGAGCTGCGGTCAACGTGTAG